The Verrucomicrobiia bacterium genome includes a window with the following:
- a CDS encoding AIM24 family protein: MAVPKQLATNALNETFGGITYHIEGELVPVLHLELSSTGIYFEHHILLWKDPAVNVQLRPMKGMLKRMLAGMPVFLTGAHGPGRIAFSRDGVGHVFALHLTPGMAVDVREHQFLAATDNIDFTFTRVRGVANMLLGGTGFFIDTFSCPAQEGILWLHGYGNVFEVNLRPGEQIDIEPGGWIYKDRSVQMETVFQRLTVGIFGGGGQIFWNRFTGPGKIALQSMYLHAETGE; this comes from the coding sequence ATGGCTGTTCCAAAACAACTGGCGACAAATGCCCTCAATGAAACTTTTGGCGGCATCACCTATCACATCGAAGGCGAGCTGGTTCCCGTTCTACATCTTGAACTGAGTTCGACCGGCATTTATTTCGAGCATCACATTTTGTTGTGGAAAGACCCGGCGGTGAACGTCCAGTTGCGCCCGATGAAGGGCATGCTCAAGCGCATGCTTGCGGGCATGCCGGTGTTTCTCACCGGGGCGCACGGGCCGGGTCGCATCGCGTTCAGCCGCGATGGCGTCGGTCACGTGTTCGCCTTGCATCTCACGCCCGGCATGGCAGTGGATGTGCGCGAGCATCAATTTCTCGCGGCCACGGACAATATTGATTTCACCTTCACACGCGTTCGCGGCGTGGCGAACATGCTGCTCGGCGGCACGGGATTTTTCATAGACACCTTTTCCTGTCCAGCGCAGGAAGGCATTCTTTGGCTGCACGGTTACGGAAATGTTTTTGAAGTAAACCTTCGGCCGGGCGAGCAGATTGACATCGAGCCGGGCGGCTGGATTTACAAGGACCGCAGTGTGCAGATGGAAACCGTTTTTCAACGCCTGACGGTGGGCATCTTCGGCGGCGGCGGGCAGATTTTTTGGAATCGCTTTACCGGGCCGGGCAAGATTGCGCTGCAATCCATGTATCTCCACGCGGAGACAGGCGAGTAA
- a CDS encoding diacylglycerol kinase family protein, which produces MPVSHKPLRVRSCVIFNPTARGEKANQFRRHLDEIGAECVLKQTTKAGDARPLATEAVHEGFETIIAAGGDGTLNEVLNGIGDAPDGFARARLGVLPLGTVNVFAKELGMPAQLKEGWEALHNGRELKIDLPCVEHAVSGVAQRRYFAQLAGSGLDARAIELANWELKKKVGPLAYVWAGVEAILGKPSWITVTNGAETAAGELVLVGNGRFYGGRYRVHADADLSDGLLDVCVFPKANWQTLLSCAGMFVAGQPLPQGVAKCFRSQQFTLTSESPTPLEVDGENIGHLPASFSLEKQKLRVVAP; this is translated from the coding sequence TTGCCTGTTTCTCATAAACCTTTGCGCGTGCGCTCCTGCGTCATCTTTAATCCAACCGCCCGTGGCGAAAAGGCCAACCAGTTTCGCCGTCACCTCGACGAGATCGGCGCCGAATGCGTTTTGAAACAAACCACGAAAGCCGGGGATGCGCGCCCGCTCGCCACCGAAGCCGTCCACGAAGGTTTTGAAACCATCATCGCCGCCGGTGGCGATGGGACATTGAACGAAGTGCTCAACGGCATCGGCGATGCGCCCGATGGATTCGCGCGCGCCCGGCTCGGCGTGTTGCCGCTCGGCACAGTGAATGTCTTCGCCAAGGAATTGGGCATGCCCGCACAGTTGAAAGAAGGCTGGGAGGCCTTGCACAATGGCCGCGAACTCAAAATTGATTTGCCCTGCGTTGAGCATGCGGTGAGTGGCGTCGCGCAACGGCGTTACTTCGCACAACTCGCGGGCAGTGGCTTGGACGCACGTGCGATTGAACTTGCGAACTGGGAATTAAAAAAGAAAGTCGGCCCGCTCGCTTACGTCTGGGCGGGCGTGGAAGCCATTCTCGGCAAACCCTCGTGGATCACAGTGACCAACGGCGCGGAAACGGCCGCGGGCGAATTGGTGCTCGTCGGCAACGGGCGTTTTTATGGCGGACGCTATCGCGTGCATGCCGATGCCGACTTGAGCGATGGGCTGTTGGACGTGTGCGTTTTCCCCAAGGCGAACTGGCAAACGCTATTGAGTTGCGCGGGCATGTTCGTCGCCGGACAACCCTTGCCGCAAGGCGTGGCGAAATGTTTTCGCTCGCAACAGTTCACGCTCACCAGCGAGTCCCCCACCCCGCTCGAAGTGGACGGCGAAAACATCGGCCATTTGCCGGCGTCGTTTTCGCTTGAGAAACAAAAGCTGCGGGTGGTCGCTCCGTAA
- a CDS encoding type II secretion system protein, with the protein MKIKIARTAGFTLVEIMIVVAIIGLLATIAIPNFVRARLKAQQSACINNLRQIDGAKQTWALENRASQNTVPVIGNIQPYLGRGTQGTAPTCPADPANSFPTSYSLNDLQTAPACLINPGAPGDSTGHHLD; encoded by the coding sequence ATGAAGATCAAAATTGCCCGGACGGCGGGATTTACCCTGGTGGAAATCATGATCGTGGTGGCCATCATCGGTCTGCTCGCGACCATCGCCATTCCAAATTTTGTTCGCGCCCGCCTGAAGGCCCAGCAAAGCGCCTGCATCAATAACCTCCGGCAGATTGACGGCGCCAAGCAAACCTGGGCGCTGGAAAATCGCGCGTCGCAAAACACCGTTCCGGTGATCGGGAACATTCAGCCGTATCTCGGCCGCGGCACGCAGGGCACGGCGCCGACTTGCCCGGCAGATCCCGCCAATAGCTTTCCGACCAGCTATAGTTTGAACGACCTGCAAACGGCCCCCGCTTGTCTCATCAATCCCGGCGCTCCGGGCGACAGCACTGGCCATCATTTGGATTAA
- a CDS encoding argininosuccinate synthase, with amino-acid sequence MKIVLAYSGGLDTSVLLSWIKEKYNAEMIAFCADIGQEEELKGLDKKAMKTGASKLYIDDLSAEFARDFIFPMMQAGAIYENQYFLGTSIARPLIAKRMVEIARKEKAHYIAHGATGKGNDQVRFELTAAALAPELEIIAPWRDASFRAQFPGRAEMIQYCADKKIPVEASAKKPYSMDRNLLHISYEAGILEDPWLDAFAPENKPMFKLSVSPEDAPDKPEYVTLDFDKGDCIAVNGKKLDPLGVMRTLNKLGGKHGVGRVDLVENRFVGMKSRGVYETPGGSILHFAHRQMESITMDREVMHLRDSLIPKYAELVYYGFWFAPERLALQALVTESQKHVTGTIRLKLYKGNIMTAGRKSPVSLYNPHIATMEADPTKAYNQDDATGFIRLNGLRLKVAAQVHGNKK; translated from the coding sequence ATGAAAATTGTTTTGGCATATTCGGGCGGCCTTGACACATCGGTGCTCCTCTCGTGGATCAAGGAAAAATATAACGCGGAGATGATCGCGTTCTGCGCCGACATCGGCCAGGAAGAGGAACTCAAGGGCCTCGACAAAAAGGCCATGAAAACCGGCGCGTCGAAGCTTTACATTGACGACCTCAGCGCCGAGTTCGCCCGCGATTTTATTTTCCCGATGATGCAGGCCGGCGCGATTTACGAGAACCAATATTTTCTCGGCACGAGCATTGCGCGCCCGCTTATCGCCAAGCGCATGGTGGAAATTGCCCGCAAGGAAAAGGCTCACTACATCGCCCACGGCGCCACCGGCAAGGGCAACGACCAAGTACGCTTTGAACTCACCGCTGCCGCGCTCGCGCCGGAATTGGAGATCATCGCCCCGTGGCGCGATGCTTCTTTCCGCGCTCAATTTCCCGGTCGCGCCGAGATGATTCAATATTGCGCTGACAAAAAAATCCCCGTCGAAGCCAGCGCGAAGAAACCGTATTCGATGGATCGCAATCTCCTGCACATTTCCTACGAGGCGGGAATTCTCGAAGACCCGTGGCTCGATGCCTTCGCGCCCGAGAACAAGCCGATGTTTAAATTAAGCGTCTCGCCTGAAGACGCGCCTGATAAACCGGAGTACGTCACGCTCGATTTCGACAAGGGCGATTGCATCGCGGTCAATGGCAAGAAGCTTGACCCGCTGGGCGTCATGCGGACATTGAACAAACTTGGAGGCAAACACGGCGTGGGGCGTGTTGATCTCGTGGAAAATCGTTTCGTCGGCATGAAATCGCGCGGGGTTTATGAAACGCCCGGCGGCAGCATTTTGCACTTCGCCCATCGGCAGATGGAAAGCATCACCATGGATCGCGAAGTGATGCATTTGCGCGATTCGCTCATTCCAAAATATGCCGAGTTGGTTTATTACGGCTTCTGGTTTGCGCCGGAACGGCTGGCGTTGCAGGCGCTCGTGACCGAAAGCCAGAAACACGTCACCGGCACCATCCGGCTCAAGCTTTACAAAGGCAACATCATGACCGCGGGCCGCAAGAGCCCGGTGAGCCTCTACAACCCGCACATCGCGACGATGGAAGCCGACCCGACGAAGGCTTACAACCAGGACGATGCCACGGGCTTCATCCGTTTGAATGGCCTGCGCCTAAAAGTCGCCGCGCAAGTGCATGGGAATAAAAAATAA
- a CDS encoding undecaprenyl-diphosphate phosphatase has translation MLLPFAVRENHFLLVTPAIFPSKHPMPYIVIIIILGIIEGVTEFLPISSTGHLLIAEHILHTHQTDLFNVVIQAGAVLAVIPLFSKRFDQFMHRFNEPATRDYLLKIILAFVITGIGGLILEKKHFKLPEELTPVAWALLIGGILFVIVESMLRGKRMSDDVTWSIAVAVGFGQLIAAIFPGASRSGTTILIALLLGLNRPLATEFSFLVGIPTMLAASGFKIFKALHHPAADAPHEDWGMVILCSVVAAIVSFIAVKWLLRYIQTHTFIAFGWYRIVVGGGLLVFLLTHPVKPLPQPSASVTFPAPIAVATSLARP, from the coding sequence GTGCTTCTTCCATTCGCCGTCCGCGAGAACCATTTCCTGCTTGTAACTCCGGCCATTTTCCCGTCTAAACATCCGATGCCGTATATCGTCATTATCATCATTTTGGGAATCATCGAGGGGGTCACCGAATTCCTACCGATTTCCTCCACCGGCCATCTGCTCATTGCGGAGCACATTCTGCACACCCATCAAACCGACCTCTTCAACGTCGTCATCCAGGCTGGTGCGGTGCTCGCCGTCATCCCGCTTTTTTCTAAGCGTTTCGACCAATTCATGCATCGCTTCAACGAACCTGCGACACGCGATTATCTGTTGAAAATTATTTTGGCTTTCGTCATCACGGGCATTGGCGGTCTTATTCTTGAAAAGAAACATTTCAAATTGCCGGAAGAACTTACACCAGTTGCCTGGGCTCTATTGATTGGCGGCATACTTTTCGTGATCGTTGAATCCATGCTCCGCGGAAAACGCATGAGCGATGACGTCACTTGGTCCATCGCTGTTGCCGTCGGCTTTGGCCAATTAATTGCCGCGATTTTTCCCGGCGCATCGCGCTCCGGCACGACCATCCTCATCGCGCTTCTGCTCGGCCTGAATCGTCCCCTCGCCACCGAATTCTCTTTTCTCGTTGGCATTCCCACGATGCTGGCCGCCAGCGGGTTTAAAATTTTCAAAGCCCTGCATCATCCTGCCGCCGATGCCCCGCACGAAGATTGGGGGATGGTCATTCTCTGCTCGGTCGTTGCGGCAATCGTTTCGTTCATCGCGGTGAAATGGCTCCTGCGCTATATCCAAACCCACACCTTCATCGCCTTTGGCTGGTATCGCATTGTGGTCGGTGGTGGGCTGTTGGTTTTTCTCCTGACGCATCCCGTTAAGCCCCTCCCGCAGCCATCCGCATCCGTCACATTCCCTGCGCCAATCGCGGTCGCGACTTCTTTAGCTCGTCCGTAA
- a CDS encoding LysM peptidoglycan-binding domain-containing protein — protein sequence MKRFYCFSAVCLLSLSPIVRGQDSTSGGAAAIASRQEAEENYNTLKGHIDDLLAAQADQAKQIQALRREIEDLRLQMNKPSANYATADDLKQLANSVQEIEKNRAADKELILKKMEELGQAVSAPVPRASSHPMVSSPDAGTTSGTAPGPVGDQNGFYYTIQKNDSISGIAQACREQQGLKVSSKQIEEANPNVNPAKLKVGTKIFIPAPKGFTPK from the coding sequence ATGAAACGATTTTATTGTTTTTCGGCAGTTTGCCTCCTTTCGCTCTCGCCCATCGTGCGCGGGCAGGATTCAACGTCGGGCGGCGCGGCGGCCATCGCTTCGCGCCAGGAGGCCGAAGAAAATTACAACACCCTCAAAGGGCATATTGACGACCTGCTCGCCGCGCAAGCGGACCAGGCGAAACAAATCCAGGCTTTGCGCCGCGAGATTGAGGATTTGCGGTTGCAGATGAACAAACCGTCGGCCAATTACGCGACGGCGGATGACCTCAAGCAACTTGCCAATTCGGTGCAGGAAATTGAAAAAAATCGCGCTGCCGACAAGGAACTCATTTTAAAGAAAATGGAAGAGTTGGGACAGGCGGTGTCCGCTCCGGTTCCACGTGCGTCATCGCATCCGATGGTTTCTTCGCCAGATGCCGGGACTACTTCAGGCACCGCGCCCGGACCCGTCGGTGATCAAAACGGTTTTTATTACACGATCCAAAAAAATGATTCGATCTCAGGCATCGCGCAGGCGTGCCGCGAGCAGCAGGGTTTAAAAGTTTCAAGCAAGCAGATTGAAGAAGCGAATCCGAATGTGAACCCAGCGAAGTTGAAGGTGGGCACGAAGATTTTTATCCCAGCGCCCAAAGGTTTCACACCGAAATAA
- a CDS encoding VOC family protein → MLSLVVIRAQNIDKLADFYAALGFHFTRHRHGNGPEHLSSTIGETVFEIYPCIDPMESTASTRLGFSVPSLSSTLGKLRNLHATVLAGPADTPFGRRAVVKDFEGHKVELYEKEPSSSQNPA, encoded by the coding sequence ATGCTGAGCCTGGTAGTCATTCGCGCGCAAAATATAGATAAGCTGGCAGATTTTTACGCAGCTCTTGGATTTCATTTTACCAGGCACCGGCATGGGAACGGGCCTGAACATTTGAGCAGCACCATTGGGGAAACCGTTTTTGAAATATACCCGTGCATTGATCCAATGGAGAGCACCGCTTCCACGCGGTTGGGATTTTCTGTGCCGTCTTTATCCAGTACTTTGGGAAAGTTAAGGAACCTTCACGCCACGGTGCTTGCCGGGCCGGCTGACACGCCATTTGGCCGGCGGGCGGTAGTCAAAGATTTTGAAGGCCACAAGGTGGAATTATACGAAAAGGAACCCAGTTCGAGTCAAAATCCGGCCTAG
- a CDS encoding helix-turn-helix transcriptional regulator codes for MEKIEHFKKLLARYLPQSQIKIDEPEHKGGSHWLDVTLGKKRHTLKYHAGKGFGLFHEDAGYGERPSEFYRTPERAAQRLVQLMNAEKGKAPRLGLRDIRELYGHSQVTLAKKAGVKQPSISRFEKRGEVKLSTLAATIKALGGRLEMRALFPDADVPINLLKSKG; via the coding sequence ATGGAAAAAATCGAACATTTTAAAAAACTTTTAGCCAGGTATCTCCCCCAGAGCCAAATCAAGATAGATGAGCCGGAGCATAAAGGGGGCAGTCATTGGCTGGATGTAACCCTCGGCAAAAAACGCCACACATTAAAATATCACGCTGGAAAAGGCTTTGGGCTGTTTCATGAGGATGCTGGATATGGTGAAAGACCCTCTGAGTTTTATCGCACTCCCGAACGGGCGGCGCAAAGGCTTGTGCAGTTGATGAATGCTGAAAAAGGCAAAGCCCCGCGACTGGGATTAAGAGATATCCGTGAGTTGTATGGACATTCCCAGGTCACGCTCGCGAAAAAAGCCGGGGTAAAACAGCCATCAATCTCACGGTTTGAAAAACGCGGAGAGGTAAAACTCAGCACCCTGGCTGCAACGATCAAGGCGCTCGGCGGACGATTGGAAATGCGGGCTCTTTTTCCAGATGCGGATGTTCCTATTAACTTGTTGAAATCGAAAGGATGA
- the prmC gene encoding peptide chain release factor N(5)-glutamine methyltransferase — MPLEYNTYRLAVTVLEVIQRSTDFLAKKDVESPRLQVELLLSHVLKLPRMQLYLNFSRELAEPELANLRELVRRRGLREPLQHIVGSTSFCGLELKVTNHVLVPRPETELLAEFGWNFLKELHNANTNEITALDFGTGSGCLAITLAVKSPNAHVTALDISEDALAIARENAMGHQVESRIEFLQGDGLAALPASTQFNLIVANPPYISTGEIATLDAEVRDFDPRLALDGGADGLDFYRRISSEAPAFLKPNARIMLEFGDGQESEIQKIFESQKWIVEAVKADYSKRPRILIARAGESPASGAQ, encoded by the coding sequence TTGCCCCTTGAATATAATACCTATCGTCTCGCCGTGACCGTTCTCGAAGTCATTCAACGCAGCACCGATTTTCTCGCGAAAAAAGATGTTGAATCTCCGCGCCTTCAAGTTGAGCTTCTTCTCTCCCACGTGCTCAAGCTCCCGCGGATGCAACTGTATCTTAATTTTTCGCGCGAACTTGCCGAACCCGAACTCGCCAATCTTCGCGAACTCGTTCGCCGCCGCGGTCTGCGCGAGCCCCTGCAACATATCGTCGGTTCCACTTCCTTTTGCGGCCTCGAACTCAAAGTCACAAATCACGTCCTTGTTCCCCGCCCGGAAACCGAATTGCTCGCCGAGTTTGGCTGGAATTTTCTCAAGGAACTTCACAACGCGAACACCAATGAAATCACCGCTCTTGATTTCGGCACGGGCAGCGGGTGTCTGGCGATCACGCTCGCCGTGAAATCTCCAAATGCCCACGTCACCGCCTTGGATATTTCCGAAGACGCTCTTGCCATCGCACGCGAAAATGCAATGGGCCATCAAGTCGAATCGCGCATTGAATTTCTTCAGGGCGATGGACTTGCTGCGCTGCCCGCAAGCACCCAATTCAATCTAATCGTCGCCAACCCGCCGTACATTTCCACTGGCGAAATCGCCACGCTCGATGCTGAGGTCCGCGATTTTGATCCGCGTCTTGCGCTGGATGGCGGCGCCGACGGCCTTGATTTTTACCGCCGTATTTCCAGCGAGGCGCCGGCATTTCTCAAACCAAACGCCCGTATTATGCTCGAATTCGGTGACGGCCAGGAGTCCGAGATCCAAAAAATATTTGAATCGCAAAAGTGGATTGTCGAAGCCGTTAAAGCCGATTACAGTAAGCGCCCGAGAATTTTAATCGCGCGCGCGGGCGAATCGCCTGCGTCGGGCGCGCAGTAG
- the murA gene encoding UDP-N-acetylglucosamine 1-carboxyvinyltransferase, which produces MDSLLIKGGVPLHGEVTISGAKNAALPIMAATLLTGEPCVIRRMPNLSDVKFMVQILASLGAQASLEGDTLRVHAHKIKGVGDYDLIRKMRGSICIMGPLLGRLRKATVSLPGGCIIGARPINLHLKGFEALGAKIKVSGGYVHAHAKKLIGRELFLGGRAGSTVLGTANVMMAATLAEGVTIIESAACEPEVIDLANFLNAMGAKILGAGSPTITITGVKTLHGAEHEVIPDRIEAATYAMAAAATNGEVTLLGARPDHLTAVLDKLRDAGVKVERRGTALTVKRGGRLKPVDVTTLPYSGFPTDAQAQMMVLMALTPGISIITERIFESRFMHVSELARLGADIEIEGPSAIVKGGKPLSGAPVMASDLRASAALVIAGLAAQGSTQVNRVYHLDRGYENIDGKLRQLGARIERVEET; this is translated from the coding sequence ATGGATAGTTTATTGATCAAGGGCGGTGTGCCATTGCACGGGGAAGTCACCATCAGCGGCGCGAAAAATGCCGCGCTTCCCATCATGGCGGCGACGCTGCTCACGGGCGAGCCGTGTGTCATCCGCCGCATGCCGAATCTCAGCGACGTCAAGTTCATGGTGCAAATCCTCGCGTCGCTCGGCGCGCAGGCGTCGCTCGAAGGCGATACCTTGCGGGTCCACGCGCACAAGATCAAAGGCGTGGGCGATTACGATTTGATCCGCAAGATGCGCGGTTCCATCTGCATCATGGGCCCGCTCCTTGGGCGTTTGCGCAAGGCCACGGTTTCGCTCCCCGGCGGTTGCATCATCGGCGCGCGCCCAATCAATTTGCATTTGAAAGGCTTTGAAGCCCTTGGCGCAAAAATTAAAGTCTCCGGCGGTTATGTCCACGCGCACGCGAAGAAATTAATTGGCCGCGAACTTTTTCTCGGCGGACGCGCCGGTTCGACCGTGCTCGGCACCGCCAATGTCATGATGGCCGCCACGCTGGCTGAAGGCGTTACGATCATCGAGAGCGCGGCGTGCGAGCCCGAAGTGATTGACCTCGCCAATTTTCTGAATGCGATGGGCGCGAAAATTCTTGGCGCGGGCAGTCCGACGATTACGATCACCGGCGTCAAAACTTTGCACGGCGCGGAGCACGAAGTCATCCCCGATCGCATCGAAGCCGCGACTTACGCGATGGCCGCCGCCGCGACCAATGGCGAAGTTACGCTGCTCGGCGCACGTCCCGATCATCTTACGGCAGTTCTCGATAAGCTTCGCGATGCCGGTGTGAAAGTGGAACGCCGCGGCACCGCGCTTACGGTGAAACGTGGCGGACGCCTCAAACCGGTGGATGTCACGACGCTGCCCTATTCCGGTTTTCCAACGGACGCGCAGGCGCAGATGATGGTTTTGATGGCCTTGACGCCCGGTATCAGCATTATCACCGAACGTATTTTTGAATCGCGGTTCATGCACGTGAGTGAGCTAGCCCGCCTCGGCGCGGATATCGAGATTGAAGGGCCAAGCGCCATCGTCAAAGGTGGCAAGCCCCTGAGTGGTGCGCCGGTTATGGCGAGCGATTTGCGGGCATCGGCGGCGCTGGTGATTGCCGGGCTGGCCGCGCAAGGCAGCACGCAGGTCAATCGCGTTTATCATTTGGATCGTGGTTACGAAAACATTGACGGAAAATTGCGCCAGCTCGGCGCGCGTATCGAACGAGTGGAGGAAACATGA
- a CDS encoding PAS domain S-box protein, whose translation MVVNSRDVSEQHRALQYNAVLSRLGLQLSSALSAEDAAHVIGDSAAELFGWDACSLDLYSAQEDKILPILNIDTVDGCKVEIPASEIEDSPSPRSRRILSEGAELILREEPLAMTPDAVPFGDKARPSASLMFVPIRNGPRALGILSIQSYKLNAYDQRALDGLQTLADYCGGALERIRVEQALRESERRFRQLFEDSPDAVFVEDIEGRVLDANAAAARLQGMTRQELIGKNLAELVPPDEAAAAMSLYKKLVAGEMQQIEGKTLTAQGREVPVEVRTSRIDFSGQPALLLHVRDISERKRAEEALVSSEIRFHSVWDNSVDAMRLTDENGIIVAVNAAYCKLAEMNREDLEGQPFTIAFAESEHPDQLLDLYKERFATRTMTRQVQRKMTYRSGKTVEIEGSNTFVESRGQQTLLLGLFRDTSERKRLEEQLRQSQKMDAIGQLAGGVAHDFNNILTVIQGHASLLKSVVPNNTSAEQISQAAERAAGLTRQLLTFSRRQMMQPKALDLNSVVSNLTKMLGRILGEDISLQFNYSPNQPVVHADVGMIEQILLNLAVNSRDAMPNGGQLAIRISVLHLSSDKLAEHPEGREGEFVRLSVRDTGTGIDAATLPHIFEPFFTTKEVGKGTGLGLATVYGIIKQHLGWVEVESAVGKGTTFHVFLPCVREAAASAEKTSATPGPRGGNETILVVEDELPVRELVCKILKGAGYQVLEAATGVEALKVWDAHKDQIDLLLTDIVMPDGMSGRDLAEKVQAAKPSLKAIFTSGYSADMIGKDFVIQEGVNFLQKPYLPQKMIGLIRNCLDGK comes from the coding sequence GTGGTGGTCAATTCGCGCGATGTCAGCGAACAACATCGCGCCTTGCAATATAATGCGGTGCTTTCGCGGCTGGGATTACAATTAAGTTCCGCGCTTTCCGCCGAAGACGCGGCGCACGTGATCGGGGACAGCGCGGCAGAATTGTTTGGCTGGGACGCGTGCTCGCTGGATCTCTATTCTGCGCAGGAAGACAAAATTCTTCCCATCCTGAACATTGACACCGTGGATGGGTGCAAGGTGGAAATTCCCGCTTCGGAAATCGAAGACTCTCCTTCGCCGCGTTCCCGGCGGATTTTGAGCGAAGGCGCGGAATTGATATTGCGCGAAGAACCGCTAGCGATGACGCCGGACGCCGTTCCCTTCGGCGACAAGGCGCGCCCATCGGCCTCGCTGATGTTCGTACCCATCCGCAACGGCCCGCGCGCCCTGGGAATCTTATCCATCCAGAGCTACAAGTTGAATGCCTACGATCAGCGGGCGCTTGATGGCCTGCAAACCTTGGCGGATTATTGTGGCGGGGCGCTGGAGCGCATTCGCGTGGAACAGGCATTGCGCGAAAGCGAACGGCGGTTCCGTCAATTATTCGAGGATTCGCCCGATGCGGTTTTCGTCGAGGACATCGAAGGCCGCGTGCTGGATGCAAACGCGGCAGCGGCGCGTTTGCAGGGAATGACGCGCCAGGAATTGATCGGAAAAAACCTGGCCGAACTGGTGCCGCCGGACGAAGCGGCAGCGGCGATGTCGCTTTACAAAAAATTAGTGGCCGGAGAGATGCAGCAGATCGAGGGGAAAACTTTGACCGCGCAAGGCCGCGAAGTGCCGGTGGAAGTGCGGACGAGCCGCATTGATTTTTCCGGCCAGCCCGCGTTGCTGCTGCATGTGCGCGACATCTCGGAACGCAAACGCGCGGAAGAAGCGCTGGTCAGTTCGGAAATCCGGTTTCATTCCGTCTGGGACAATTCGGTGGATGCGATGCGGCTGACGGATGAGAATGGCATCATCGTGGCGGTCAACGCGGCTTACTGCAAACTCGCCGAAATGAACCGCGAAGACCTGGAAGGACAACCGTTCACAATCGCCTTCGCGGAGTCAGAACACCCTGATCAACTTCTCGATCTTTACAAGGAACGCTTTGCCACGCGAACCATGACAAGACAGGTCCAGCGAAAGATGACCTATCGCTCGGGCAAAACGGTCGAGATCGAAGGCTCAAATACATTCGTCGAATCGCGTGGCCAACAAACGCTCCTGCTGGGCTTGTTCCGCGACACTTCCGAACGCAAGCGGCTCGAGGAACAGTTGCGCCAGTCCCAAAAAATGGATGCGATCGGGCAACTCGCCGGCGGCGTGGCGCATGATTTCAATAATATTCTCACGGTGATTCAGGGCCATGCGTCCCTGCTAAAAAGCGTGGTTCCGAACAACACTTCGGCGGAGCAAATCTCGCAGGCGGCGGAGCGCGCCGCGGGACTCACACGGCAGTTGCTGACTTTCAGCCGCCGCCAAATGATGCAGCCGAAAGCGCTCGACTTGAATTCGGTGGTGAGCAATTTGACGAAGATGCTGGGGCGGATTTTGGGCGAGGACATTTCGCTTCAGTTCAATTATTCGCCGAACCAGCCGGTGGTGCATGCGGACGTGGGAATGATTGAGCAGATCCTCCTGAATCTGGCGGTGAATTCGCGCGACGCCATGCCCAACGGTGGGCAGTTGGCCATTCGCATTTCCGTTTTGCATTTGAGCAGCGACAAACTGGCGGAACATCCCGAAGGTCGCGAGGGCGAGTTTGTGCGGCTAAGCGTGCGCGACACCGGCACGGGAATTGATGCGGCGACGCTGCCGCATATTTTCGAGCCGTTCTTTACGACGAAGGAAGTCGGCAAGGGAACCGGGCTCGGGCTCGCGACGGTATATGGTATCATCAAGCAACATCTTGGCTGGGTGGAGGTCGAAAGCGCCGTCGGCAAAGGGACGACATTTCATGTTTTCCTTCCGTGCGTGCGCGAAGCGGCGGCGAGCGCGGAAAAAACTTCGGCGACCCCGGGACCGCGCGGCGGCAATGAAACTATTTTGGTAGTGGAAGATGAATTGCCCGTGCGCGAACTGGTTTGCAAAATTTTGAAGGGCGCGGGTTATCAAGTGCTCGAAGCGGCGACCGGCGTCGAGGCGTTGAAAGTTTGGGATGCGCACAAGGATCAGATAGATTTGCTGCTCACGGACATCGTTATGCCCGACGGCATGAGCGGACGCGACCTCGCGGAAAAGGTGCAGGCGGCCAAACCTTCGTTAAAGGCAATCTTCACGAGCGGCTACAGCGCCGACATGATCGGGAAGGACTTTGTGATCCAGGAGGGCGTGAACTTTTTGCAGAAGCCTTACCTGCCGCAAAAAATGATCGGACTGATCCGAAACTGTTTGGATGGGAAATAG